In the genome of Meles meles chromosome 16, mMelMel3.1 paternal haplotype, whole genome shotgun sequence, one region contains:
- the RALY gene encoding RNA-binding protein Raly isoform X1 — protein sequence MFCMKSLAHKKVPRLHTRLAVTTFSISQEVATMSLKIQTSNVTNKNDPKSINSRVFIGNLNTAVVKKSDVETIFSKYGRVAGCSVHKGYAFVQYANERHARAAVLGENGRVLAGQTLDINMAGEPKPNRPKGLKRAASAIYSGYSFDYDYYRDDFYDRLFDYRGRLSPVPVPRAVPVKRPRVTVPLVRRVKTTIPVKLFARSTAITASSAKIKLKSSELQTIKTELTQIKSNIDALLGRLEQIAEEQKANPDGKKKGDSSSGSGGGSSGGSSRPPAPQEDTASEAGTPQGEAQTRDDGDEEGLLTHSEEELEHSQDTDAEDGALQ from the exons GTGGCCACCATGTCCTTGAAGATTCAGACAAGCAACGTAACTAACAAGAATGACCCCAAGTCTATCAACTCTCGGGTCTTCATCGGAAACCTCAACACAGCTGTGGTGAAGAAGTCAGATGTGGAGACCATTTTCTCCAAGTATGGCCGTGTGGCCGGCTGTTCTGTGCACAAAGGCTATGCCTTTGTCCAGTATGCCAACGAGCGTCATGCCCGGGCAGCTGTGCTGGGAGAGAATGGGCGGGTGCTGGCCGGGCAGACCCTGG ATATCAACATGGCTGGAGAGCCCAAGCCCAACAGACCTAAGGGGCTAAAGAGAGCAGCATCTGCCATATACAG TGGCTACAGCTTTGACTATGATTACTACCGGGACGACTTCTACGAcag GCTCTTCGACTATCGGGGCCGCCTGTCACCTGTGCCAGTGCCCAGGGCCGTCCCTGTGAAGCGACCCCGGGTCACAGTCCCCTTGGTCCGGCGTGTCAAAACCACCATACCTGTCAAGCTCTTTGCCCGCTCCACAGCCATTACTGCCAGCTCAGCCAAGATCAAGT TAAAGAGCAGTGAGCTGCAGACCATCAAGACAGAGCTGACACAGATCAAGTCCAACATCGACGCTCTGCTGGGCCGCTTGGAGCAGATTGCTGAGGAACAGAAGGCAAACCCAG ATGGCAAGAAGAAGGGCGACAGCAGCAGTGGCAGTGGTGGGGGTAGTAGTGGTGGCAGCAGCCGGCCACCAGCCCCCCAGGAGGACACGGCTTCTGAGGCAGGCACGCCCCAGGGAGAAGCACAGACTCGAGACGACGGCGATGAGGAGGGGCTGCTGACACACAGTGAGGAAGAACTG GAGCACAGCCAGGACACAGACGCGGAGGATGGGGCCTTGCAGTAA
- the RALY gene encoding RNA-binding protein Raly isoform X3 yields the protein MSLKIQTSNVTNKNDPKSINSRVFIGNLNTAVVKKSDVETIFSKYGRVAGCSVHKGYAFVQYANERHARAAVLGENGRVLAGQTLDINMAGEPKPNRPKGLKRAASAIYSGYSFDYDYYRDDFYDRLFDYRGRLSPVPVPRAVPVKRPRVTVPLVRRVKTTIPVKLFARSTAITASSAKIKLKSSELQTIKTELTQIKSNIDALLGRLEQIAEEQKANPDGKKKGDSSSGSGGGSSGGSSRPPAPQEDTASEAGTPQGEAQTRDDGDEEGLLTHSEEELEHSQDTDAEDGALQ from the exons ATGTCCTTGAAGATTCAGACAAGCAACGTAACTAACAAGAATGACCCCAAGTCTATCAACTCTCGGGTCTTCATCGGAAACCTCAACACAGCTGTGGTGAAGAAGTCAGATGTGGAGACCATTTTCTCCAAGTATGGCCGTGTGGCCGGCTGTTCTGTGCACAAAGGCTATGCCTTTGTCCAGTATGCCAACGAGCGTCATGCCCGGGCAGCTGTGCTGGGAGAGAATGGGCGGGTGCTGGCCGGGCAGACCCTGG ATATCAACATGGCTGGAGAGCCCAAGCCCAACAGACCTAAGGGGCTAAAGAGAGCAGCATCTGCCATATACAG TGGCTACAGCTTTGACTATGATTACTACCGGGACGACTTCTACGAcag GCTCTTCGACTATCGGGGCCGCCTGTCACCTGTGCCAGTGCCCAGGGCCGTCCCTGTGAAGCGACCCCGGGTCACAGTCCCCTTGGTCCGGCGTGTCAAAACCACCATACCTGTCAAGCTCTTTGCCCGCTCCACAGCCATTACTGCCAGCTCAGCCAAGATCAAGT TAAAGAGCAGTGAGCTGCAGACCATCAAGACAGAGCTGACACAGATCAAGTCCAACATCGACGCTCTGCTGGGCCGCTTGGAGCAGATTGCTGAGGAACAGAAGGCAAACCCAG ATGGCAAGAAGAAGGGCGACAGCAGCAGTGGCAGTGGTGGGGGTAGTAGTGGTGGCAGCAGCCGGCCACCAGCCCCCCAGGAGGACACGGCTTCTGAGGCAGGCACGCCCCAGGGAGAAGCACAGACTCGAGACGACGGCGATGAGGAGGGGCTGCTGACACACAGTGAGGAAGAACTG GAGCACAGCCAGGACACAGACGCGGAGGATGGGGCCTTGCAGTAA
- the RALY gene encoding RNA-binding protein Raly isoform X2, with translation MFCMKSLAHKKVPRLHTRLAVTTFSISQEVATMSLKIQTSNVTNKNDPKSINSRVFIGNLNTAVVKKSDVETIFSKYGRVAGCSVHKGYAFVQYANERHARAAVLGENGRVLAGQTLDINMAGEPKPNRPKGLKRAASAIYRLFDYRGRLSPVPVPRAVPVKRPRVTVPLVRRVKTTIPVKLFARSTAITASSAKIKLKSSELQTIKTELTQIKSNIDALLGRLEQIAEEQKANPDGKKKGDSSSGSGGGSSGGSSRPPAPQEDTASEAGTPQGEAQTRDDGDEEGLLTHSEEELEHSQDTDAEDGALQ, from the exons GTGGCCACCATGTCCTTGAAGATTCAGACAAGCAACGTAACTAACAAGAATGACCCCAAGTCTATCAACTCTCGGGTCTTCATCGGAAACCTCAACACAGCTGTGGTGAAGAAGTCAGATGTGGAGACCATTTTCTCCAAGTATGGCCGTGTGGCCGGCTGTTCTGTGCACAAAGGCTATGCCTTTGTCCAGTATGCCAACGAGCGTCATGCCCGGGCAGCTGTGCTGGGAGAGAATGGGCGGGTGCTGGCCGGGCAGACCCTGG ATATCAACATGGCTGGAGAGCCCAAGCCCAACAGACCTAAGGGGCTAAAGAGAGCAGCATCTGCCATATACAG GCTCTTCGACTATCGGGGCCGCCTGTCACCTGTGCCAGTGCCCAGGGCCGTCCCTGTGAAGCGACCCCGGGTCACAGTCCCCTTGGTCCGGCGTGTCAAAACCACCATACCTGTCAAGCTCTTTGCCCGCTCCACAGCCATTACTGCCAGCTCAGCCAAGATCAAGT TAAAGAGCAGTGAGCTGCAGACCATCAAGACAGAGCTGACACAGATCAAGTCCAACATCGACGCTCTGCTGGGCCGCTTGGAGCAGATTGCTGAGGAACAGAAGGCAAACCCAG ATGGCAAGAAGAAGGGCGACAGCAGCAGTGGCAGTGGTGGGGGTAGTAGTGGTGGCAGCAGCCGGCCACCAGCCCCCCAGGAGGACACGGCTTCTGAGGCAGGCACGCCCCAGGGAGAAGCACAGACTCGAGACGACGGCGATGAGGAGGGGCTGCTGACACACAGTGAGGAAGAACTG GAGCACAGCCAGGACACAGACGCGGAGGATGGGGCCTTGCAGTAA